The genomic region cttttattttatttaaagaaCTTTACAGTAAGTTTTATTGATGTACCtaagaaattatttaattatattaaagtGTATTATTCCTTTTTGATTCTTCTTACAATACTTGGATTCTTTAGTAAATTGCTTGTACTCATACGTATATTCATAacacataatataaacaaaatatttagattattattaaagaATAATGTAAATTTTGAGTGTATTAAAAATCATATAAGATTTAATAAGAGTAGGAAAAAAGTAAATTAcaaagatgaaaaaaaattgataaCCAATGTAGTGTATAATAAATCTACAAACagtgataataaaaataatagttataataagaacaataataataataataataataataatattcagACACCTAATCATACAGGAAGGAAGAGATTTTATCTATtcattaataaaaatgcTGATCAGCAAAATAATGCTATATTTAAGAAAAGTAATACTGCTGATTTAATAACCACGTCGATAAGGGAAAGGAACCAAGGGGATGGTTCAAATAATAGCacaaaacaaaaaagaTCGAAAAAAAGAACTAAACTTTTGAAGAAactaaaaatattaaaaagggATGATAACAAGCAAAATGAGGAACACGATGAAGACAAGGACATAAAGGATGATAATCAGAACAATGATTATTGTAGTGATTATAATGAAGGAaatgaagatgatgatgataataataataataatagtatatCTATGgaggaaaataaaaatgtaaataaaaataatttaaaatgtaaaaaacATTCAAATTCTTCACATGAGAATTATACAGAAATATTATGTGAAGAATGTGATGCTAtgataaatttaaaaaataaaataataaaaaaaaatgaaattaataTGAACGACCAGAATAGTGATGAAACGTTtgaagataataaagataGTTTAACAGAATTGGgttttaataaaagtataaatgaaaagaatttttatttattttcacttttatcaaatatattatataataatacatcGAATTGTTCAAAggtaaagaaaaaaaaagaaggtgtttcatataataataaaaataatgataatattattaataatgataattatattgaTGATGGATATATGAATAGCGATATAAGTAGTGATACGTTTAATGATTTAGAAAGTGATAACAACAGTGAATTAATAACTAGTGATGAGCATTTAGCTCATGCTCAAAATAAGTTTAGGaattgtaaaaataatatgttgGATAGTCACAATAAATcaaaaagtaataataattataatagtTTTAGTAATTATAGTAGTGATAGTATTTATAGTAGTGATAGTAATTATAATAGTGAttgtaattataataataatgaaaatcCTAGTAGTGTGatcaaaaaaatgaatCCATCCAATAATGTCATTCTTAATAATGAGAGTAATAAAAGAATAGAGGTTAAAAGTATTAATCTAAATACAAATCAAGAAACGAAACCATTAAAAtctattttaaaaaaatgtaataatacaacttctgataaaaataaaaataataatagacATATACGATTTAATAATGATGTTGAaacttatttttttgaaaaatatttatttgaagATGATATGTATAGTATTATAGATCCAAGGAGaactttttataaaatcCTTGAAGCTTACAATATAACCAACACAGAAATTTTTAGTTATTGTAATATGCGTCATAATTTAAATGTAGTTTTTAATGACATAATTAATTCagtttttatttataaggATAAAATAGTTAAAAAGttttaactttttttttttttttctttttatatttttatcttgataataatgtttTAGAATGTTTTTCGTGATACCTCTATTAATAACACatagataatatattatattctcaccttattaatatatatatatatatatatatatatatatgtatgtgtatatgtgtatatatttttatttatttataatattatatcttttcATGTGCcgatattattatgtatattcggtacatacatatatgtgttttgtataaaaatagtaatgaaaatatatcatatatataaaatatcttatttgacttaaaaaataattcatctgtatatgttaaaattcgcttctttttcctttatgatttatatatatatatatatatatatatatatgaaattttttttatcttctATCACATACttatagatatattatcattttatttcattttttttatatttttttttttttttagtattcactttatatgtacatatttattataagaGTGTGtaaatgtttatttatattattctaaTTTAACTATTTGTGtgttgttttattatttttttttttttcctacaaaggtataaatatatatatatatatatatatatatatatatatatatacaaacttgataataatttatttttacgttttaaaatataactgtaaaattatacaaaGGAAAAATTTGCAAACACTCTtaaaaaggatataaatagataaaaaataaataaatcattatgtaattatataatgaaatataatataaaatttaataacaCATGGTACGtagaataatatatatatatatatatatatatatatatatattatttttgcctgtttgtatatttaaaatgtaAGAATTTAAATGTAAATTCATTGAGGttaaataaatagatataaaagaaaaaaaaaaaaaagtttttcaatattaaagaaatttacaaatgtatatatgtatatatatatatatatatattcttacTCATTTGggttaatatatatgtgtaattataatttctttctgttattttattttattttattctattttctttcttttttttgtgaataatataacagTGGTTTGGATTTAATCATGaataaaaaggataatatttttcaacTACACTGAACTAcagaaatgaaaaaatatatatatatatatatttatttatttaaaatgatttcatattttattattcatttgagaatttcttaattttttttttttttttttttttttttttttttttttttttNNNNNNNNNNNNNNNNNNNNNNNNNNNNNNNNNNNNNNNNNNNNNNNNNNNNNNNNNNNNNNNNNNNNNNNNNNNNNNNNNNNNNNNNNNNNNNNNNNNNNNNNNNNNNNNNNNNNNNNNNNNNNNNNNNNNNNNNNNNNNNNNNNNNNNNNNNNNNNNNNNNNNNNNNNNNNNNNNNNNNNNNNNNNNNNNNNNNNNNNNNNNNNNNNNNNNNNNNNNNNNNNNNNNNNNNNNNNNNNNNNNNNNNNNNNNNNNNNNNNNNNNNNNNNNNNNNNNNNNNNNNNNNNNNNNNNNNNNNNNNNNNNNNNNNNNNNNNNNNNNNNNNNNNNNNNNNNNNNNNNNNNNNNNNNNNNNNNNNNNNNttttttttttttttttttttttttttttttttttttttttttttttttttttttttttttttttttttttttttttttggtttaATCTCTTCAGCCCCTTTTCTTGAATTATGCGCAGATTTTCAACTTGTGCAACTTTTTATAGAAGTAAACTAATTTACAACATGCGTCCATATgagatatataaaaaagcATATTGTTCGTCGAGAGAACGTATCCAAGAATTAGAAAGGgttattttaaattatcataaaaaagaagagaGTAATTTTTTAGGTaggaaaaaagaatatgaaaattttataagaCAAGTATTAAAAGATAGGTGTGATAATTTTAAGACGgacaatatatttttatcctCATTAGAAGATATTGATGAGACTTtgttaataaataataatgatatggAGAGTATAAAAGATTATGtagaaaaaagaaataaggatgatataataattaaagataaaaataaattatatgaatatatagaaaaaataaatattaaaagtgaaataatgaaaatattatcaatatGTGGTATTCgtatatcatttaatatattaatattttatatgtatgatataatattaaaattaaaaaaatgtttacaatattatgataaggatattataaaatatgattctataaaagataaagataaatattataaaataggtcaatactattattattattgttatcaagataataataaatatgatgataataaaaatgtgaaagataaaaaagaaaaaagtggaccatttctttttttaaagttatataaaattttatcCAATATATTGTATACTACATGTGAAAATTCTAtacaaacatataataaaaaatatattaatattaaagaagaaataataaataaatataattctattaacgatataatatataaagtacccgcctttttaaatattagttttttattttattatattaatatgtgtttatatatagatcTAAGTAGAAAATCCAAAAATATGTATCTtcaaaatttaaataattatataaattgtaTAGCTGATGATGAAATAAACATTAGTAAAGAGGATTTTAATTATTTGGTTTTATCTATAcgtttatattttttatatttttcttataatgatatattaaatatattaaatgaaggttcaaaacattttttatcGACACTTGTATTAATTcgtaataataatgataataatgataataataataataataatgataataataataataatattcattcTCTACAAATtgatcataatattaattatgtttatataataaattatttaaataaaaatgaaaaatatatagaaaatacaaaaataacattatttccttttcatttttatctatcttcattaaaaaataaaattatttatatattagaaaacaatgatcatttttatctaaACGATTCCAATGTGCTTCGTTCTTACAACTTTTGGCGGTATGAATAATGAAGAACAGcaaaaatttatttattatcaatatgttatttattttattttaattgtatatgtgtctattattatattattcttttacCCTTAAGCGAAAAgttatgttatatatatatatatatataatatatatatatatttatttatttatatatatatatatatattttttttttttctttccttTCACCGCAGTTATTTTATTGCCCAGAAggaaaattttaaattacTAAGTTTATGTACACGAAATGAATATTCGGATTTGTTTAATGATCAAACTAGAGATTCGGTTTTATCAAAATATGTTAACAAGGATTACCTTTACGATTTTAATAACAGAATGAAATATAACGTTGaacaaacaaatatatagatataaacatatatgtacatatatatatatatatatatatatatatatatatatatatatcattaagtgtattacaaaaatgtaagttttcttttgtaacattttttttgtgaaggtaaattaaaataattttataactattatttatatacatatatatatatatatatatatatatatatatttgttatggtaaaaataaaaatttttattattctgGAAAGacacaaaataaaaaaaaataaaaaaattaaatcaataaataaataaaaaaatatgcagtatattaaattattatattcttataagagataatatatttttctacatatttttacaatatgttatcattaattttaatacaatatagaaaaaaaaaaaaaaataataataataataaaataaaataaaataataataataaatatgtatattataatatttataattgtCCCTTtgaattataatattaaaaaattttgtgcatattaaaaatgtatatataaaaataaaaccagtaaacatttaaatgcattttatattattataaaataatattatattacatacatatcacatatatatataatatatataatatatatgtatttaaattaatttatacattttatatatatatataaattatatatatgtagaaCGGAATTTTGctcatttatttttccaaaaaaaaaaaaaaaaaaaaaaaaaaaaaaaaaaaaaaaatatatatcatatatatatatatatatattattatattaatatataataattttaatacCCAACTTGTTAaaatttcttatattattttatataattttttttttttttttcgttgatatgaataaataaatgaataaaaatattatatatatataaatatacttACCATTATgtgataattatatttttatttttccgtattgttttttaattaaaaaatttgtactttttatataacataaaaaatttttgtttttaaatataatacatgtatatatatatatatatattatatgtatgtatatattatttgatcATGCCTTAAgcatttaaaatatatatatatatatatatattgtaatacaattatgtatacatttattttataagatatcattaaataggttttttgatttattcatttatttttttatcacatattttttgataaCATGagttataataacaattatGTAGATTTCAATATTCATGATCGTAGAAAAACAAACAATGCGAATTTTAAGGAGGAAGAGAATTCTTGGAGTAATATGAGTTTCAGCAAAGGTAATaatttgaataataatgtaatGAAAAGAGGAGGACATATGgatataacaaataataaaaattttatggatataaatattaacGATATGAATAGTATGAATAatttgaataatttttatagtGGGCACGCTACAGATGTTAATAATACGGAAAATGACGAATCAGcacatttattaaataaaaatgtacaGTTGGATAATGCGtatgtaaataatttgATTAATCCAAATGACAACGTGACTCACCCTTTTgcaaaaaatataaacaacAATACGTCCTCATCAAATTATGTGTCAGCTCATCCTATTATAGGAAGAAACAAAACGAAGGATATATCAAATGGtagttataataataggAGTAATACCAGtacaataaataattataataataataatattaataatagtaatatttttaacaataatgataataaaaaatattcatatatcCATAATTCAAACACAACCATGATGACACCAtctaatataatattaaatcatcatcacaataataataataataataataataatgttacAAATAATTTAGGTAGTACCAATtttaatgtaaataataaagttTCTAGCCATAgcaatttattatataataataaaaatttctcaaacaataataacaacaattattttcaaaataataataatagtagtaataatCGAATTAGTAACTCTAACTTAGCGATAGAACAAAATTATTGTAACcaatttttaaaaagtaaCGATTCAAAGGAAGGAAGAAATGTAATTTTATCAGATAATCTTGCTTTTGTAAATAATGTTAAAGTTGATAATGattcaaataataagaatatttttaataattataaaccaaattataatgataaaaatttcgaacaaaataatatgaacatgTCAGGTAATAGTATGAACcaatttaataataatatgaacagTTCAGGCGATGGTAGTTTTGTTGGAAGTGTAGTTAGTAGTGTTATAGGATCGACTGCATCGAATTTTTTTCagaataaatttttaaataataaagagaACAACGTTGAAAGCAATAAAGGAATtgtacataatatatttgaaagATTAACAAATGATAAAGAATCAAAAAATGAGATAAATAATTTGGTACAACAAAAGGTTGCAAATATGGTGATCAATGAAATagagaaaaaaattgaaataAATCAGACTAGTTTTATATGTAACAAATTATCTGTTTTGAGAGAATATTTTGATGTAACTCATGCATATGTTATAcagaaaatattatttatattggttccttatatatatatacgaAAGGCTTTATGTGAATCAAGAAcatattatgtatatacacacttcaaaagaaaaatggAATCATCtgaaaagaataaaacatttaattctgcatttattttaaataatgataatagtAATTTTGTTAGGCCTAATTCgagtataaataatgagTATGCGCAACAACAAGGGGGAAgctttttttataatgataagAGTAAAGGATATATGAGCAacacatataataataatatgaacaataatgtgaataataataatatgaataataataatatgaacaataatatgaacaataatatgaacaataatatgaacaatagTATGGCACGACATAATTCAAACGATATTAATTATGTTGATTATAGTAATGTGGGTATTTTTAAAGcagatttatatattcccTTAATGTCAAgtattacatatatattattatacacaTTAACAATAACTGcacaaaaacaaaatgcAACATTTAATCCCGATAACttgtttaatatatcatcatatgtatttattttactatttatagaaacaattattataaaatttttatttttattaacatgtagagatattaatttatcctttttacatattctttcttttatatcatataaatttgttATTATGTGTGCTTTAATTATAAcgaaaatatttttttatttcctatattttatatatgcGTCTGTTTTGGGGGTTGGAGGGACATTTCCTGATATCAGTATGAAAAATAATCTTCATgtgaataaaaaaatgttatcAAGTAATTCACataatacatttaaaaatatgaattatcAAAGTATTAGTAAATTCAGTCCATTCaatattgttttatttttaaatagtACGACCACATATAGATTAACacaattatatttttatataactgTGACTATACAGATGATACAAATTTTTAAATcaatacatttatatatacatgaCAATAATTCTAATTTATCACATAAGGTTAATATCAAAAGGATTAATGTTCTTAtacttattttttctttatcacaaatatttttatgcTGGATACTTACACCATCTTTTACATAAATGAGGggtatacatatataaataaaaagaaaaaaaaaaagaaagaaagaaagaaagaaagaaagaaaggAAAAAGGTATGAATGAAtctaaatattttaattcacgactaatttttttttttattttttttgtattttattctttCGTTTATTAGATGTTCACATGAAAGACACTTAAGGAAAAGGGACAAACGTGGATACAATaaattgttatttttttttttatttaaaaatatgaaaattttttaatatatatataatatatatatatatatatatctttttgtgcattatatatatatatatatttttttttttttatgtatcatgtataaatatatgcataAAAGTATGagataaattaattatattattttttattatatatatatttatatatatatttttttttttttttttttttgNNNNNNNNNNNNNNNNNNNNNNNNNNNNNNNNNNNNNNNNNNNNNNNNNNNNNNNNNNNNNNNNNNNNNNNNNNNNNNNNNNNNNNNNNNNNNNNNNNNNNNNNNNNNNNNNNNNNNNNNNNNNNNNNNNNNNNNNNNNNNNNNNNNNNNNNNNNNNNNNNNNNNNNNNNNNNNNNNNNNNNNNNNNNNNNNNNNNNNNNNNNNNNNNNNNNNNNNNNNNNNNNNNNNNNNNNNNNNNNNNNNNNNNNNNNNNNNNNNNNNNNNNNNNNNNNNNNNNNNNNNNNNNNNNNNNNNNNNNNNNNNNNNNNNNNNNNNNNNNNNNNNNNNNNNNNNNNNNNNNNNNNNNNNNNNNNNNNNNNNNNNNNNNNNNNNNNNNNNNNNNNNNNNNNNNNNNNNataattttttttttttttttttttttttttttataaatataagtcaattattatatattattgtaaaacaaaaaaaccacaaaagaatatatattt from Plasmodium reichenowi strain SY57 chromosome 8, whole genome shotgun sequence harbors:
- a CDS encoding C-13 antigen; amino-acid sequence: MSYNNNYVDFNIHDRRKTNNANFKEEENSWSNMSFSKGNNLNNNVMKRGGHMDITNNKNFMDININDMNSMNNLNNFYSGHATDVNNTENDESAHLLNKNVQLDNAYVNNLINPNDNVTHPFAKNINNNTSSSNYVSAHPIIGRNKTKDISNGSYNNRSNTSTINNYNNNNINNSNIFNNNDNKKYSYIHNSNTTMMTPSNIILNHHHNNNNNNNNNVTNNLGSTNFNVNNKVSSHSNLLYNNKNFSNNNNNNYFQNNNNSSNNRISNSNLAIEQNYCNQFLKSNDSKEGRNVILSDNLAFVNNVKVDNDSNNKNIFNNYKPNYNDKNFEQNNMNMSGNSMNQFNNNMNSSGDGSFVGSVVSSVIGSTASNFFQNKFLNNKENNVESNKGIVHNIFERLTNDKESKNEINNLVQQKVANMVINEIEKKIEINQTSFICNKLSVLREYFDVTHAYVIQKILFILVPYIYIRKALCESRTYYVYTHFKRKMESSEKNKTFNSAFILNNDNSNFVRPNSSINNEYAQQQGGSFFYNDKSKGYMSNTYNNNMNNNVNNNNMNNNNMNNNMNNNMNNNMNNSMARHNSNDINYVDYSNVGIFKADLYIPLMSSITYILLYTLTITAQKQNATFNPDNLFNISSYVFILLFIETIIIKFLFLLTCRDINLSFLHILSFISYKFVIMCALIITKIFFYFLYFIYASVLGVGGTFPDISMKNNLHVNKKMLSSNSHNTFKNMNYQSISKFSPFNIVLFLNSTTTYRLTQLYFYITVTIQMIQIFKSIHLYIHDNNSNLSHKVNIKRINVLILIFSLSQIFLCWILTPSFT
- a CDS encoding hypothetical protein (conserved Plasmodium protein, unknown function), producing the protein MRRFSTCATFYRSKLIYNMRPYEIYKKAYCSSRERIQELERVILNYHKKEESNFLGRKKEYENFIRQVLKDRCDNFKTDNIFLSSLEDIDETLLINNNDMESIKDYVEKRNKDDIIIKDKNKLYEYIEKINIKSEIMKILSICGIRISFNILIFYMYDIILKLKKCLQYYDKDIIKYDSIKDKDKYYKIGQYYYYYCYQDNNKYDDNKNVKDKKEKSGPFLFLKLYKILSNILYTTCENSIQTYNKKYINIKEEIINKYNSINDIIYKVPAFLNISFLFYYINMCLYIDLSRKSKNMYLQNLNNYINCIADDEINISKEDFNYLVLSIRLYFLYFSYNDILNILNEGSKHFLSTLVLIRNNNDNNDNNNNNNDNNNNNIHSLQIDHNINYVYIINYLNKNEKYIENTKITLFPFHFYLSSLKNKIIYILENNDHFYLNDSNVLRSYNFWRYFIAQKENFKLLSLCTRNEYSDLFNDQTRDSVLSKYVNKDYLYDFNNRMKYNVEQTNI
- a CDS encoding hypothetical protein (conserved Plasmodium protein, unknown function) is translated as MEEKLIQTHITLLFYLILLFYLKNFTVSFIDVPKKLFNYIKVYYSFLILLTILGFFSKLLVLIRIFITHNINKIFRLLLKNNVNFECIKNHIRFNKSRKKVNYKDEKKLITNVVYNKSTNSDNKNNSYNKNNNNNNNNNNIQTPNHTGRKRFYLFINKNADQQNNAIFKKSNTADLITTSIRERNQGDGSNNSTKQKRSKKRTKLLKKLKILKRDDNKQNEEHDEDKDIKDDNQNNDYCSDYNEGNEDDDDNNNNNSISMEENKNVNKNNLKCKKHSNSSHENYTEILCEECDAMINLKNKIIKKNEINMNDQNSDETFEDNKDSLTELGFNKSINEKNFYLFSLLSNILYNNTSNCSKVKKKKEGVSYNNKNNDNIINNDNYIDDGYMNSDISSDTFNDLESDNNSELITSDEHLAHAQNKFRNCKNNMLDSHNKSKSNNNYNSFSNYSSDSIYSSDSNYNSDCNYNNNENPSSVIKKMNPSNNVILNNESNKRIEVKSINLNTNQETKPLKSILKKCNNTTSDKNKNNNRHIRFNNDVETYFFEKYLFEDDMYSIIDPRRTFYKILEAYNITNTEIFSYCNMRHNLNVVFNDIINSVFIYKDKIVKKF